In the Halorubrum ruber genome, GATTCGGTCGCTGTGGTGGCGGCTCCGAGGGTGACGGCCGGCCGCGCGGAACCGGGGCAGTCGGGGGCCGCGACCCGCCGGGCTTTTGCCCGGCTCCCGTCTACGGCCCCCATGACCGAACCGGGTGACGACGACCGTGTCCGCTAACCGGAAGGGGGACCGCCGCGAGCGCGAGCTGGTGAACGCCTTGGACGAGGCGGGGTTCGCCGTGATGCGCGCGCCGGCGAGCGGCTCCGCCACGGAGCGGGAGCTCCCCGACGTGCTCGCGGGCGACGGCGAGACGTTCTACGCCATCGAGGCGAAGTCGAGCGCGGGCGACCCCATCTACCTCACCGGCGAGGAGGTGGAGGCGCTGCTCTTCTTCGCGCGGAACTTCGGCGCGAAGGCGCGGATCGCGGTCCGGTTCGACCGCGAGGACTGGTTCTTCTTCCACCCCGGCGACCTCTACACCACCGACGCCGGTTCCTACCGCGTCAAAAAGGAGAAAGCGCTCGCGGACGGCACCGACTTCCCCGAGTTCGTCGGCGAGACGGAGAAGGTCACGCTCGCGGAGGTCGGCGAGGGCGAGGGCGGCGACGACGCGGCCGCGACCGACCCGGAGACCGAGGAGCGCCGAACGATCTTAGAGGCCGTCCGCGACGGGCACATGCCGGTCGAGGACGCGATGGACGTGCTGTGACCGGCTCGGTGGCGAAGCCGCCGCGGCCCGCGACCCCCTCGCTTATCCCTCGCGGCGCCGAACCCTGCCACGAATGAGCGAGGACTTCGGCCTGCTCGAACCCGCGGACCAGCCCGGCGACGAGTGGGAGCAGCTCGACGTCTCCGACACCGAGTCCGACCGGATCGCCCGGCGGCAGGACCGCGAGTTCGACGAGTTCCGCAAGCGGATCAAAGACACCGAGCAGTTCAAGCTCCAGGAGTCGGTGTTCGACGACGCCACGCTGGCGGCCGTCTACAAGCTGGTCCAGGACGGCTACGTCGACGCCTTCGGCGGGCCGGTGTCGACGGGCAAGGAGGCGAGCGTCTTCGAGGCGCTCGGCGGGCAGGCGGGCGAGCGGCCGGAGCCGGGGTCGGAAGCGGCCCGCGGCGGCCCCGAGGGCGTCACGCCCGAGCGCGAAGTCGCGGTGAAGGTGTACCGGATCAACTCCTCGAACTTCCGGCAGATGCGCGACTACCTGGAGGGCGACCCGCGCTTCGAGGGGATCGCGAGCGACAAGAAGGCGGTCGTGCTGGCGTGGACGCGCAAGGAGTTCGCGAACCTCGAACGCGCGCGGAAGGCGGGCGTCCGGGTGCCCGAGCCGATCGCGGTCCAGCGCAACGTCCTCGTGATGGAGCTCGTGGGGCACGCGGAGGACCGCGCCCGGCGGCTGAGCGAGGTCGACGTGGAGAACCCCGAGACCGCCTACGAGGTCGTCCGCGAGTACATGCGCCGGCTCTACCGCGCCGGGCTGATCCACGGCGACCTCTCGGAGTACAACATGATCATCCACGAGGGCGAACTGGTGATCATCGACCTCGGGCAGGCGGTGACGGTCCACCACCCGAACGCCGGGGAGTTCCTGAAGCGCGACTGCGAGAACGTGGCGACCTTCTTCACGCGACAGGGGATCGACGTCGACCCCGACGACCTCCGGGCGTACGTGACGGAGCCGGAGCCGGACCCGACGGGGGAGCCGGAGGGGAAGTCGGGCGAGCCGGAGCGCGAATCTGACGGGCCGTCTGACGAGTAGATCGGAGCCGCGTCGCCCGAAAGCGGCCGGAGGACACCGTCACGCGGCCACACACCGCCCGCGGCGGAACACTCTTAAAAGGCTCCGCCGGGTACTCCGTGATATGCAACACGTGACGGTTCCGCAGGACCGTATCGGCGTCGTCATCGGCGCCGGCGGCGAGACGATGCGGGAGATCGAAGAGCGGGCGAACGTGCGGCTCGACATCGACTCGGAGTCGGGGAGCGTCGCCATCGAGGAGCGCGACGACCCCGTGGCGGCGATGGTCGCGCCTGACATCATCAAGGCGATCGGCCGCGGGTTCAAGCCGGAGACGGCGCTGTCGATCCTCGACCACGACCTCCGGACGCTCGACCTGATCGACCTCTCCGAGCACACCCGCAACGACAACGACCTCCAGCGCAAGAAGGGCCGGATCATCGGCGAGAACGGTCGGACGCGGGAACTGATCGAGGAGCTGTCGGGCGCGAACGTCGTCGTCTACGGCTCGACCGTGGGCGCCGTCGGCCAGCCCGAGGAGCTCGAAGTGGTCCGGCGGGCCGTCGGGATGCTGCTCGACGGCGCCCCGCACGGCGCGGTGTACTCGTACCTAGAGCGCATGTCCAACGAGCTCGACGACGACGTGAGCTTCAACGCGCCGCAATAAGTGGTGTTCTGTGCTGGCGTCGCCGCCGTCGTTCGTTTATAAATCGTCGTTACTAGCGATGTGGTAAACGCCTCCAAAGCCCCAGCCGTGAGGCGGGCGCACGCTCGCTGCGTTCCTCGGTCGCTCACTTCGTTCGCTCCCTGCGGTACTTGCGTCGCCTGCGCCCGCCTCACGGCTGCCCCTTTGAGTCCCGCCCCGCACGGCAGCCTCACGCCTCCCCAGCCTCGTCGCTGGCACCCTCCGCTTCGCTCCGGGAGCCAGCGACTCCCTCGCGCGGTGCTGCTCGGCCGCAAAGCGGCCTCGCAGGCACGCGCCACCGCGGCTGTTTATAAACAATGTACGCCCAGCAGTTGATCTGGAGTTCTATATAAAGAGCCGTGTGAACGCACCCCATACCGGCCGATACTCCCCCACCGTGTTGCGGTTTCGCACGACCCGAGCGAAGGGTTTATATAGAATCACAATCAATCAATGGCTGTAATGTCACAGCGTCAGCGGATGGGCAATCAGCCCATGATCGTACTTTCTGAAGAGTCGCAGCGTACCTCCGGAAAGGACGCGCAGAACATGAACATCACGGCCGGCAAGGCGGTCGCGGAGTCCGTCCGCACCACGCTCGGCCCGAAAGGGATGGACAAGATGCTCGTCGACTCCGGCGGGTCCGTCGTCGTCACGAACGACGGCGTCACCATCCTGAAGGAGATGGACATCGACCACCCGGCGGCCAACATGATCGTCGAGGTCTCCGAGACGCAGGAGGAGGAGGTCGGCGACGGCACCACCTCCGCGGTCGTGGTCGCCGGTGAGCTCCTCGATCAGGCCGAGGAGCTCCTCGACCAGGACATCCACGCGACGACCCTCGCGCAGGGGTACCGACAGGCCGCCGAGAAGGCCAAGGAGATCCTCGACGAGGAGGCCATCGACGTCTCCGCGGACGACCGCGACACGCTCGTCGAGATCGCCGAGACGGCGATGACCGGCAAGGGCGCCGAGAACTCCAAGGACCTCCTCGCCGAGCTCGTCGTCGACGCCGTCCTCGCGGTTCAGGACGACGATGGCATCGACACGGAGAACGTCTCCGTCGAGAAGGTCGTCGGCAGCTCCATCGACGAGTCCGAGCTCGTCGAGGGCGTCATCGTCGACAAGGAGCGCGTCGACGAGAACATGCCCTTCGCGGTCGAGGACGCCGACGTCGCGCTGTTCGACGGCGCCATCGAAGTGAAGGAGACGGAGATCGACGCCGAGGTCAACGTCACGGACCCCGACCAGCTCCAGCAGTTCCTCGACCAGGAGGAGGCGCAGCTCCGCGAGATGGTCGACCACCTCACCGACATCGGCGCCGATGTCGTCTTCGTCGGTGACGGCATCGACGACATGGCGCAGCACTACCTCGCGCAGGAGGGCATCCTCGCCGTCCGCCGCGCGAAGTCCGGCGACCTCAACCGCCTCGCCCGCGCGACCGGCGGCCGCGTCGTCTCCAACCTCGACGACATCGAGACGGACGACCTCGGCTTCGCCGGCTCCGTCGCCCAGAAGGACATCGGCGGCGACGAGCGCATCTTCGTCGAGGACGTCGAGGAGGCGAAGTCCGTCACGCTCATCCTCCGCGGCGGCACCGAACACGTCGTCGACGAGGTCGAGCGCGCCATCGACGACTCGCTCGGCGTCGTCCGCACGACGCTGCTCGACGGGCAGGTGCTGCCCGGCGGCGGCGCCCCCGAGGCCGAGCTGGCGCTGCAGCTCCGCGACTTCGCCGACTCCGTCGGCGGCCGCGAGCAGCTCGCCGTCGAGGCGTTCGCCGACGCATTAGAGGTCGTCCCGCGCACCCTCGCCGAGAACGCGGGTCTCGACCCCATCGACTCGCTGGTCGACCTCCGCTCCCGCCACGACGGCGGCGAGTTCGGCGCCGGTCTCGACGCCTACACGGGCGACGTGATCGACATGGAGGCCGAGGGCGTCGTGGAGCCGCTCCGCGTCAAGACCCAGGCCATCGAGTCCGCCACCGAGGCGGCCGTCATGATCCTCCGCATCGACGACGTCATCGCGGCCGGTGACCTCAAGGGCGGCGGCACGGACGACGGCGGCGACGACGGCGGCCCCGGCGGCGCGCCCGGCGGCATGGGCGGCGGCATGGGCGGCATGGGCGGGATGGGCGGCGCGATGTAAGCGTCCGATAGGACAACTACACTCACCCACGCCGACCGCAGTCGCTTCACCGAACCGTCCGCAGACCGACCGTCGCGCGCCCCTTCGGGCCCCGACGACACGCGATTTTTATGACGACCCGACCCGCGTAGCGTTCCGCTCGTCGTCCGACCGAACGTCCCGTTCGCCTCCGACCACGTGCCGCGTTACTACATCCCACATTCGGCTCGCGCGACACGAGGGTAACACCGGCGTAACCACCGGACGGCGGTGTCCGCGAGCGGTTAAGTGACTCCCGGCCCTCCGATCTCCCGACGAGGTTCTCACGTTCACCATGCCACAGCAGAAAGCCGACTACGCGGACGACGCCGAGATCGACGCGGAACTGGACGAGCTGCCCGACGACGAGACGGTTGAGGCGACGGTCGCCAACTTAGAGGAGCGCGGCTTCGACGTGGTCGTCGTCGACGACGCCGACGAGGCGCTGGCGGCCGTGAAGTCCCAGATCCCCGCGGGGGTCTCGGTGATGAACGGGCACTCGACGACGCTCGAAGAGATCGGGTTCGACGAGTTCCTGAGCGGGGGCGACCACGAGTGGGAGAGCCTCCCGGACCAGATCTGGGGCATCGACGACGACGCGGAGCGACAGACCGCGCGCCGCGAGTCGCAGACGGCCGACTACTTCCTCGGCGGGATCAACGCGGTCGCGCAGACGGGCGAGCTCGTCGCCGCCGACCTCTCCGGCAGCCGCATCGGCGCGTACCCGTTCGCCGCGGGCAACGTCGTCATCGTCACCGGGATCAACAAGATCGTTCCGACGCTCGACGACGCGCTCGACCGGCTGGAGTCGGTCGCGTACCCGCTTGAGAACGAGCGCGCCCAGGAGGCGTACGGCGTCGAGTCAGCCATCGCGAAGCAGCTGATCTACCGGCGCGAGACCGAGGAGGGCCGGACGACGGTCGTCCTCGTGCGCGAGCAGCTCGGGTACTGAGCGGTTCGCGTCACGCGCAGGCGCGTCACACGTCGACGCTCCACACGCTTTCTTCCCCCTTTCGACGACCGTTAGCGTCCGCCACGCGCCGCCCGACACCGCAACCCGTTTTCCCCTCCTCTGAGAACCGCAGCGTAGGTCCCGCTATGATGCCCGACCCAGCGCAACTCTCGACGGACGCGTGTACCCTCTCGGACGGACGCATCCTCTCGTACGCGACCGGCGGCGACCCGGACGGGGTCCCGGTCGTCGTCCACCACGGCACCCCCGGATCGCGGCTGTTCGGTGCCCTGCTGTCGGAGCCCGCAGCCGAGGCCGGCGTTCGGCTCCTCGTTCCCGACCGTCCCGGCTACGGTCGCTCGTCGCCGCCGCCGGCCGAGTGGACGTGGAACGACTGGCCGGCCGACCTCGGCGCGCTCCTCGATGCGGAGTCGGTCGACCGGGCCGGCGTCCTCGGCTTCTCCGGCGGCGGCCCGTTCGCGCTCGCCGCCGCGAGCGACGACCGCGTCGCTCGGGTCGGACTGGTGAGCAGCGTCGTCCCGCCG is a window encoding:
- the hjc gene encoding Holliday junction resolvase Hjc encodes the protein MTTTVSANRKGDRRERELVNALDEAGFAVMRAPASGSATERELPDVLAGDGETFYAIEAKSSAGDPIYLTGEEVEALLFFARNFGAKARIAVRFDREDWFFFHPGDLYTTDAGSYRVKKEKALADGTDFPEFVGETEKVTLAEVGEGEGGDDAAATDPETEERRTILEAVRDGHMPVEDAMDVL
- a CDS encoding KH domain-containing protein, whose translation is MQHVTVPQDRIGVVIGAGGETMREIEERANVRLDIDSESGSVAIEERDDPVAAMVAPDIIKAIGRGFKPETALSILDHDLRTLDLIDLSEHTRNDNDLQRKKGRIIGENGRTRELIEELSGANVVVYGSTVGAVGQPEELEVVRRAVGMLLDGAPHGAVYSYLERMSNELDDDVSFNAPQ
- the rio1 gene encoding serine/threonine-protein kinase Rio1 — its product is MSEDFGLLEPADQPGDEWEQLDVSDTESDRIARRQDREFDEFRKRIKDTEQFKLQESVFDDATLAAVYKLVQDGYVDAFGGPVSTGKEASVFEALGGQAGERPEPGSEAARGGPEGVTPEREVAVKVYRINSSNFRQMRDYLEGDPRFEGIASDKKAVVLAWTRKEFANLERARKAGVRVPEPIAVQRNVLVMELVGHAEDRARRLSEVDVENPETAYEVVREYMRRLYRAGLIHGDLSEYNMIIHEGELVIIDLGQAVTVHHPNAGEFLKRDCENVATFFTRQGIDVDPDDLRAYVTEPEPDPTGEPEGKSGEPERESDGPSDE
- the thsA gene encoding thermosome subunit alpha; translation: MIVLSEESQRTSGKDAQNMNITAGKAVAESVRTTLGPKGMDKMLVDSGGSVVVTNDGVTILKEMDIDHPAANMIVEVSETQEEEVGDGTTSAVVVAGELLDQAEELLDQDIHATTLAQGYRQAAEKAKEILDEEAIDVSADDRDTLVEIAETAMTGKGAENSKDLLAELVVDAVLAVQDDDGIDTENVSVEKVVGSSIDESELVEGVIVDKERVDENMPFAVEDADVALFDGAIEVKETEIDAEVNVTDPDQLQQFLDQEEAQLREMVDHLTDIGADVVFVGDGIDDMAQHYLAQEGILAVRRAKSGDLNRLARATGGRVVSNLDDIETDDLGFAGSVAQKDIGGDERIFVEDVEEAKSVTLILRGGTEHVVDEVERAIDDSLGVVRTTLLDGQVLPGGGAPEAELALQLRDFADSVGGREQLAVEAFADALEVVPRTLAENAGLDPIDSLVDLRSRHDGGEFGAGLDAYTGDVIDMEAEGVVEPLRVKTQAIESATEAAVMILRIDDVIAAGDLKGGGTDDGGDDGGPGGAPGGMGGGMGGMGGMGGAM
- a CDS encoding lactate utilization protein — translated: MPQQKADYADDAEIDAELDELPDDETVEATVANLEERGFDVVVVDDADEALAAVKSQIPAGVSVMNGHSTTLEEIGFDEFLSGGDHEWESLPDQIWGIDDDAERQTARRESQTADYFLGGINAVAQTGELVAADLSGSRIGAYPFAAGNVVIVTGINKIVPTLDDALDRLESVAYPLENERAQEAYGVESAIAKQLIYRRETEEGRTTVVLVREQLGY